The Rhodococcus rhodochrous DNA window GATCGACCTGTTCCAGCCGATCCGCGACATCGAGGGCGTCGACCCGCGGCGGTTCCCCGACGTCCTGCACCGTGTCCGCCGCAAGCTCGAGGTGATGAACGAGCTCGGCGCGACGACCTTCCTGGCGTGCTCGAACGCGCTGCCGACCGCGATCGACGATCCGGGACTGTCCGCCGAACAGTTGCGCGCCGTCGGTGATCTCGCCGCCTCGCACGGGGTCACCTTCGCCTACGAGGCCCTCGCCTGGGGACGTCACGTCAACCGGGTCGGGCAGGCGTGGAATCTCGTCGAACGCGCCGACCACCCGGCCGTGACGCTGGCCGTGGACACCTTCCACATGCTCGCACGCGGCGATGACGGACGCGCCCTGGCCGGTATCCCCGGCGAACGCATCGGCTTCCTGCAGGTCGCCGACGCCCCGGTGCTCGACATGAACGTCCTCGAATGGAGCCGCCACTTCCGGTGCTTCCCGGGGCAAGGCATGCTCGACGTCTCCGGGGTGGTCGCGGCCGTGCTCGACGCCGGCTACGACGGGCCGCTCTCGCTCGAGGTCTTCAGCGACGTGGTGCGCGAAGCGGATCCGCATGTGACCGCGCGCGACGCGATGCGGTCGCTGCTGTTCCTCGAGGACCGGCTCGGTACGCGGGTCACCGGACCCGCACGCGAGAAGGTGACGGTCGCACCGCCGCTTCCGGCGCGGACCGACGCGGCGTTCGTCGAATTCGCCGACCCCGACCGCTCCGATTACCCGGCACTGCTCACCGGACTCGGATTCCACGTCGCCGGCCGGCACCGCAGCAAGCCCGTCGTGTGGTGGCGCAACGGCGGCGCGAACATCGTCCTCAACGAGGAGCCCGCGCCGGGCCCCGCCGCGACCGCGCTGGGTCTCGTCGCCCCCGACGTCGCCGCGGTGGCCGAACGCGCCGCGAGCCTGCTGTGGCCCGCGGTCGACCGCACCCGAGGGGAGGGCGAAGCAGGCCTGCCGGGCATCACCTCCCCCTCCGGACTGCACGTC harbors:
- a CDS encoding bifunctional sugar phosphate isomerase/epimerase/4-hydroxyphenylpyruvate dioxygenase family protein, giving the protein MRRGIATVSLSGVLADKLDAIAAAGFDGIEIFDNDLIASPLSPAEVARRCADLGLSIDLFQPIRDIEGVDPRRFPDVLHRVRRKLEVMNELGATTFLACSNALPTAIDDPGLSAEQLRAVGDLAASHGVTFAYEALAWGRHVNRVGQAWNLVERADHPAVTLAVDTFHMLARGDDGRALAGIPGERIGFLQVADAPVLDMNVLEWSRHFRCFPGQGMLDVSGVVAAVLDAGYDGPLSLEVFSDVVREADPHVTARDAMRSLLFLEDRLGTRVTGPAREKVTVAPPLPARTDAAFVEFADPDRSDYPALLTGLGFHVAGRHRSKPVVWWRNGGANIVLNEEPAPGPAATALGLVAPDVAAVAERAASLLWPAVDRTRGEGEAGLPGITSPSGLHVFVSAEPGQPDDWHNDFVSDDAAGTSVADEGWLGLDHVDVTVAADDLNQELSFFRTLFGLRPEDPEEYIQPQGRLRIRALRAEKGDLRVALNVSETGAAPQPHGVTQLAFATADVVDAVRHARARGVEFLRPPANYYADLDARFVLDPDLLTVLQDNGLLYDRNDDGGEFLHAYTLPVQGGFQVELLERRGGYTGYGSPNAHVRLAAAARAGSAVA